The DNA segment ATGTTCTGTAAACATAGAATGTTGTTTGACTACAagacaatattatttattttatctgcTGCAGGTATCTAAGCAGCAGTATCATTGCAGTGGCTGTGGAATTTGCAGGTATATGAACTGCTAATTTGTCAAGTTAACTTGTCTCAAATATCTGCTATATCTATCCCAGGGTTGTGCCTGTTCTTTATATAGTTTGACTCTTTGGCATACTTTGCTTTCTGAGATTGACTGTATTTTATATCAGAATTTAGTCATTTAGACTGATTGATTCTCATATGTTTTGATACAGAACTGGAGGATGTGAAAATTTCTTCCACTGCCACAAATGTGGTAAGTAATATTCTTTGTATCctatgttttttaataaatactaaatatCAACTCTATGGTTTAATGATTTACCTACTGATCATGCTTTCATGATTTATTTGCACAGGTTGTTGCTACTCAACTCAGCTGAAAAACAGCCACCCTTGCGTGGAAGGAGCAATGCATCATGATTGCCCCATTTGCTTTGAGGTAACATTATACAAATTTCTTATTTCATCAGCACGGAATATTACCAATTTGTTGAATTGCTGAAATTGACTTTGCACCAAATTTGGTGATTACAGTATTTGTTTGAATCTGTGAATGATGTCACTGTTCTGCTCTGTGGACATACAATACATAAGAGCTGCCTAAAGGAAATGAGGGAACATTTCCAGTGAGTATCACGGAGCTCTTCTTGTCTCCTCACATGTCCATTTCTATCTGCTCAAAGTCCTGTTGCAGTAAATGTTGTGATTTTTGTGTTTGATTCTGCATCAGGTATGCATGCCCTCTCTGCTTGAAGTCGGTTTGTGATATGTCAAAGGTTTGGGAGAAATTTGACTTGGAGATTGCTGCTACACCAATGCCTGAACCGTATCAAAACAAAATGGTCAGTAtcctttgtttgtttttcctttctGTATAATGATGTTGGATATTGTAGGTCATCATCATGATGTTAACCATGCAACAACTAAATATCTAGTCCTTGATTTTAATACTTTGTTCTGACTAGGCAAATGAGAGAGTGGTAGAGACTTAGTAGTTGACttatatgattttgttgtgaATTAATCGATTAAATACTCTCTAACAGGTTTGGATCCTTTGCAATGATTGTGGCAAAAGTTCTCACGTGCAGTTCCATCTTGTTGCTCAAAAGTGCTTGAACTGCAAGTCCTACAACACACGGGAAACAAGAGGCTGAGCAAGTGGTAATGGTTATTTATAGGACCACTTTTGCTCTCACTTCATTGCTGTGTAGGTGTAGTGGCAATCCAAGTGCATCCTTTATTGAGGAAAATGCATGTGGGAATTGTCATTCAATTGCAGGCAGGCCGAACCACATCCAAGAGAAAAACGGTTTATCACGTTGATGTGGTGTCGAGGGTAGTGTAGAGTCAGCAATTGTCGTGTTGGTTATTTCGTGTTGGGGAAACCCTTTTAGTGTTCCAGTGTTCACTCCTGTAATGTTTGTTTGGGATTAATGCCAACTTTCAAATTAGCTGTTACTTTATATATTTGTAGAATCGTAACACTGTCTTAAAAGTTGTGTTAAGATGTAACCTTCATCTCGTATGGATCTCAATTCTCTTtataaacaagaaaaatgataaTAGACAAGAATCAAACTATAGCCAGAAAATAATGAGATATATCCCtgaaaaggggggggggggggggggggtgaaaaACTCAAGGATTGTGTTCCGTGATAACGAGGGAAAAAAATGCTTGAAATGAGAATTACGGTTTGGCACAGGAAAATCAATTAAAGAAACTGAGAAACAGGAATTGGTTGGTGCTGGACTGGACCACCCCCCCCAATATGCATGTCATTTCGGAAAGGTTAGAAGCATTTTGAAGTACAAGCAAGTAAATTGAGCATGGCATGTTTCAGGTGACGGTTTGATCACTTTTGGGTTGTAAAGAGGCCAGAGGCCCAAAATTATTCAATCAGTTGGTTAAACTGGTAGTCAACTGTTGAGATATGCAAAACAATAGACAGTCACTGTTTGATGATTATTCACCTTGTTCTTCTCTGCCTCATTCAGTCTGAAACCTTAAGCACgggctatatatatattacagtgGCGGTCATGTAGATCAAACTTAAATTATCATGCATGCTACTCAAATCTTACCACTATGCTGATCCTAGACCCTAGTGGCACTCAAATCATCATGCTTATTACTCAAATTTCACCACTGACTCTAGTAACTCAGCTgccaattttcttttaatcgTGTGCATAAACTTTAATGTTTGAATTCTCTggttaagtgttttttttcagTTAAAAAATTGCGATTACTCTTATTCATCCCTTCTTTTAAgttattaaatgttttattatattatttcttatgGTTGTATCCAACTATCAATAAATAATAGTCATTTTTAATCTTCAAACAAGTTCAAATTTTACGTCGCAGATTGTCACGTAGATAAGAGAAGAACCTTTTCAAGTTAGTGTGggttttgataattttaattgtgcaattttaatttttaaattttattatttttaaaattaagttcttTCATCTTAGAGAATTAAgagtttaacttaattttataaaactaacttATAAGATAAGAGATGTTTctacttatatattatatcttgACACCATCttaaatttttcaatatttcactaattaatgatattttgctTAATTGTCAGCATGATATATAACTAATAATGTGAAGCATTTGACctatctaaatattttttataaaatgggATTAGAGTTTACGtgaaatttttttcactttcattaCATACATTGCACTTACCTTTGTTGAAATAACTTTagagaaaaatgtatttttcactTTCCTTACATGCATTGTATTTGTCGATGGTTGAAAAACTTTATGAAGAAAAATGCTTTATTAACTTGAATTAGTCTGTCAATCAAGAAATAATTGATATCAACaaattgttataatttaaaCGTCAACaaattgttataatttaaaCGTCAACAAAATTTAGATGACACTAATagagaaaatcaattttaacatctGATTTAAAATCTTGAGACTAAAATTGCTcaattaaattacatttaaaataaaaaaaaagtttaactcggttgaaataaaaatatctaagttattgtaaattcccacatattattttttttatccaaaggataaaaaatttacatttaagTCTTTAATAAAGTCAGGCAAGCTATGCCATGTTTTAGtgtataaaaatgtttttttcgcCTTTCATATTCTAATTGAAAAATTActgctattttattttatacaactcGCATATTTTTTAACATGTCGGAACCACTATTAGAACGTTCaattataattagttttttatagAGGAATTATAATAAGTTTTAAAGTAGTTAAATATgtcatacattaaaaaaaacgtagattttattattttaattaattaattattatgcttaaaatatttaactaatacAAGATTCGATGTTGATTCATTAAACTAAAATGGCTACTGAGAAGATGAGCTCTGAATGTGGGCCCACAAAACGATCCTAGTTTATTATTGAACCGAATTTGAGTTAGGCACTTGGGTTCAAACTCTACCACCTTAGCTCTCGCTCGATTTACTTCCATTCCAGATAAAGTTTATACTTTAGCACCTAATCCTCCTTCTAAGCTCggactataataaataaaactaaattctGTTAGCTTTAATGCTTCATAAGAAATGAGAAATATCCTTCAAAACAAGAAATATGAGGAACATTGTCATAGAAGGAGGAGGTAATTTTGCAAGATAATCCGACACTTTCACCCTTGCTTTTGAGAAGTAAAAGCTAACAAAATATAACTTCTTTTTAACCCAAATTTTTATTGCAAACCAAAGTTCtaagtgagaacttctaattcgttttttttttacaaaacttaaatacagctcataaatatttttagtactGTTTTCCAATAAATATAAAGTGTTATCTCAATCTAATTAAAGAAGAGCACCAACTACATCTAAATTTTGTACTTTGTAGTATACCAATGTTTAATCTGTTTCTGAGGAGCAGAGTTTGGTGTCAAGTCAGAGTCTCACTTCGGCAAACGCACCCTTGTCCTGTTTGAAGCATTAAAGTTCTATATGAACAAAGACATTGCACAATATTGAGTTTATTTAGacgagaaaatttaaaattataaaaaatttaaatacttgaattaaaacttttttatttttaaaattttgtatttggataaaaaaattaaaattataaaaataaaagtaaatgaatgaaaaaaaagatattattgatatactttgaaagaaaagaataataatgcGACATAAAAAGTCGCAGAAAAATATGAGACACGATGACATACACCACCACACCATCGTCATAAAGAAAGAGTAGCAAATTTgagaatgaaatttcaaaaattttcatgtgaaagagagagtaaaaattataaaaaaaaacgcgAATGTTTTAAAAGATTTTCTATCAAATTATTCTATCAAGAAAAGAATTCTAATTTCtcacattttaaaagaaaattaaaatttcataattttaattgtttaaaattctattttaaaatttcaaaaattgaaattcttcattaaaaaaacattcaaacaataaattttagattacaaaaattaaaattatctgaTAAATAACTTttctcaattaaaattctatattCAAAGACGCTCTTAAGGtttaaatcaataaaatgtaattCTGAAAGTGTGGAACTTCCAGTGTTGGCATGTGAGGAAAATGAAAAGATTGGAAAGAAATTACACACTGTTGTATGACAGTATAtgataaaaatgtattatttctTGGGACTTGACAgtgaattttttctttctttttactaaaACAGGAATCACAAGAACCATCTAAATGAAGCATATTCAAGGCCAAAAGGAACCAACACTCAGTTCAGTTTTCCAATTTTCAGTccaaaactcaaaggaaaagGCAAGGGGGTTGTATAATAAACTATAAACTAGGATAAATAACATATCATAGAAgtcaaaaaactttttttttttttgggttgtaTACATTGACAATATAGAGATAATTGCAAAGAAAATCCAAAAGGGGAAGCCAGAAAAATAGGCCTCAACCCTTTAATTTTCTGCAGGCTATCAATGGTTGATAACATATATCTCTATTTatatggagagaaaaaaaactagCTTAATGAAAGCCACAATTCACCAAAAAAGACCATGACATAGCTTAAAGACCAATTCCAGGCAAACGCAATGATGTACAAAACGATCATCATCCATGGCTGCTAATAGATGCACATAAAACAGCTCCAATTGTGAACAGATGATCAGGTGCGTGTACCATTTCTCATGGACAAAGTGGTGTGCATGTGACAAATAAAGCCTCTTTATGTAGCTGTGAGAATTCCTGTTTCAAAAAGCAGCTCACCAAGTTTTGGCTTTGGAGAGCTTTCACAAGGAGGGTTGGTGTTGGATTTCTCTAGTTCCTCATCAATCATGATCTCCATGGCACGGCAAGTTAAACTGCAAAATGCCTTTTCACCCCTGCAACATATCAAACCAAGCCAACCTTTATTAGAAACCAAATTCAATATTCATCTTACAAACATTGATAGCATGTTTGGAAGAGTAAAGAATTGAGATGTTGATGCTACGACTATTAGCTTCTTAAAATTACATCAGGAATGTCAAAAATCACATATAAATGTCGTAGTGCTAAGTGCTAACTCACCCATAAATATAAATGTCTTTCCCCTCTTCAAGTTTCTTGTTGCAATGGTGGCAGAAACTTAAGAAGTCACTAGAGGGATATGGCTTAGGACTCCCTAACTTGTTGCTACCCAATGGCTTCACTCCATGCtccttctcttcattcttgaaatGGGTTTTAAATGCATTAGAATGAGTCTCCAAAATGCAATCCCCAAAAATGTGAGTTGTTTTGGGATTGGGGCCATGGGAAATCACACAAGTGTAGTCCTCAGATAGTTCAATCTCACTAGCTGATAGAGACTTGATGATATCATTGGAAGGGCTAATGGAAAGTGTGGTTGAATTCAGCTTTGTAGGTGTGAAGTTATTATTTGAGTTCTGGCTTCCTCCAATAAAACGAGGAGGGGAGCTCACATCTTTCACAGCAAAATTATTATCAGTGTCTGAATTAGAATAAAAAGTGGTTACACCAGAGAGAGCTTTCAGTGGACTGCATGAGTCCAATGAACAAGACCTGGTTCTCCCAAACGGCTCAAGCTCAAGGCCACTTT comes from the Glycine soja cultivar W05 chromosome 6, ASM419377v2, whole genome shotgun sequence genome and includes:
- the LOC114415041 gene encoding probable E3 ubiquitin-protein ligase RZFP34 isoform X2; translated protein: MGEVAVMHSEPLQFDCNDMKHITEKDVYNLLSNEEHILGEESSQSSNDKKINDLRERGYMKCQHYRRRCRIRAPCCDEIFDCRHCHNEAKNNINIDQKHRHDIPRHQVKQVICSLCETEQEVQQNCINCGVCMGKYFCGTCKLFDDDVSKQQYHCSGCGICRTGGCENFFHCHKCGCCYSTQLKNSHPCVEGAMHHDCPICFEYLFESVNDVTVLLCGHTIHKSCLKEMREHFQYACPLCLKSVCDMSKVWEKFDLEIAATPMPEPYQNKMVWILCNDCGKSSHVQFHLVAQKCLNCKSYNTRETRG
- the LOC114415041 gene encoding probable E3 ubiquitin-protein ligase RZFP34 isoform X1, translated to MGEVAVMHSEPLQFDCNDMKHITEKDVYNLLSNEEHILGEESSQSSNDKKINDLRERGYMKYGCQHYRRRCRIRAPCCDEIFDCRHCHNEAKNNINIDQKHRHDIPRHQVKQVICSLCETEQEVQQNCINCGVCMGKYFCGTCKLFDDDVSKQQYHCSGCGICRTGGCENFFHCHKCGCCYSTQLKNSHPCVEGAMHHDCPICFEYLFESVNDVTVLLCGHTIHKSCLKEMREHFQYACPLCLKSVCDMSKVWEKFDLEIAATPMPEPYQNKMVWILCNDCGKSSHVQFHLVAQKCLNCKSYNTRETRG
- the LOC114415042 gene encoding FCS-Like Zinc finger 10; translated protein: MLRKRNRSVQKDQHLMCEVNSEHYSQSHHALGRNNIKGHSIFNVPCLFVGLGPKGLLDSDSVRSPTSPLDDARVLSNLGKNPVRKPRSSHHERSWDCCKVGLGIVESLEDCSSSRFSGKILQSPESKRVSLSPQMMMIKAPNCQIHRDSSLEGSKSLPKDFCKAPPYYAHQNGSVVIHKGECESESTVLFEIGESGLELEPFGRTRSCSLDSCSPLKALSGVTTFYSNSDTDNNFAVKDVSSPPRFIGGSQNSNNNFTPTKLNSTTLSISPSNDIIKSLSASEIELSEDYTCVISHGPNPKTTHIFGDCILETHSNAFKTHFKNEEKEHGVKPLGSNKLGSPKPYPSSDFLSFCHHCNKKLEEGKDIYIYGGEKAFCSLTCRAMEIMIDEELEKSNTNPPCESSPKPKLGELLFETGILTAT